One region of Zingiber officinale cultivar Zhangliang chromosome 7B, Zo_v1.1, whole genome shotgun sequence genomic DNA includes:
- the LOC122005413 gene encoding reticulon-like protein B2, with protein MAENKESVFDQIKEKFHGADDSSSSDDEKSKVVAAAEAAKAKIFRLFGREKPVHQILGGGKPADIFLWKDKKASAAVLGGATAIWILFELMEYHLLTLVCHLLILSLALIFLWANATHLITKSTPHIPEVSIPEKLVVDIALSLRYEINCGLAALREIASGRDLKKFLAVIAGLWVLSIIGNCTNLVTLLYIVFVTLHSVPFLYNKYEDEVDTFAEKVTIEFKKQYAVVHAKYLSKIPRGPLKDKKFQ; from the exons ATGGCGGAGAACAAGGAGTCGGTGTTCGATCAGATAAAGGAGAAGTTCCACGGGGCGGACGACTCCTCGTCGTCCGACGACGAGAAGTCCAAGGTGGTGGCGGCGGCGGAGGCCGCAAAGGCCAAGATCTTCCGCCTCTTCGGTAGGGAGAAGCCCGTGCACCAGATCTTGGGCGGCGGAAAGC CTGCTGATATTTTTCTATGGAAGGACAAGAAAGCTTCAGCTGCTGTTCTTGGTGGAGCCACAGCAATCTGGATCTTGTTCGAGCTTATGGAGTACCATTTGCTTACTTTGGTCTGTCACTTGCTTATCTTGTCTCTTGCTCTCATTTTCCTCTGGGCCAATGCTACGCATTTGATTACCAA GTCTACTCCACACATTCCTGAGGTGAGCATTCCTGAAAAATTGGTTGTGGACATTGCTCTTTCTCTGAGATATGAGATCAACTGTGGCCTTGCCGCTTTGAGGGAAATTGCATCCGGACGTGATTTGAAGAAGTTCCTTGCT GTGATTGCTGGACTATGGGTTCTCTCGATCATTGGGAACTGTACCAATTTGGTGACATTGCTATATATCG TTTTTGTCACACTTCACTCTGTACCTTTCTTATACAACAAGTATGAAGACGAAGTCGACACATTTGCAGAGAAGGTAACAATCGAATTTAAGAAGCAATATGCCGTagttcatgccaagtatctgagCAAGATACCAAGAGGTCCATTGAAGGACAAAAAGTTCCAGTAG